Proteins co-encoded in one Sphingopyxis sp. BE259 genomic window:
- a CDS encoding DUF4391 domain-containing protein yields the protein MTPDALIAAFALPAGSPPRRVPKASLADHAPTAADRRLIDKALARLDWVAGLTPATIGVPAGEVEGLTIDTINLLSATTRGPMPPRLAEIIHRAIPKPVILIHVEEGGSAASLSLAPKRAAEREAGRVVTIEVHDTGPLSNADAGFAATLALATLPTHDLAALYAGLVERVEALAAAKMAVRPFRLADSPDQHGLWRNTIVQCNMVSAEISALSGTIRKQNRLATRVEIGEKVRVLKATLDKYRSALE from the coding sequence ATGACACCCGACGCCCTGATCGCGGCTTTCGCATTACCCGCTGGCTCGCCGCCGCGCAGGGTTCCAAAGGCGAGTTTGGCCGATCATGCCCCCACCGCGGCCGACCGCCGCCTGATCGACAAGGCACTGGCGCGGCTCGATTGGGTTGCGGGGCTAACCCCGGCGACCATCGGCGTGCCAGCGGGAGAGGTCGAGGGACTGACCATAGACACAATCAACCTTTTGTCCGCGACGACACGCGGGCCAATGCCGCCGCGTCTTGCGGAAATCATCCACCGGGCGATCCCGAAGCCCGTCATCTTGATCCACGTGGAAGAAGGTGGCAGCGCGGCCAGCCTCTCGCTGGCCCCTAAACGTGCAGCAGAGCGAGAGGCCGGGCGCGTGGTGACAATAGAGGTGCATGACACTGGCCCGCTTTCAAACGCCGACGCGGGTTTCGCCGCGACGCTGGCGCTTGCCACGTTGCCAACGCATGATCTGGCCGCACTTTATGCCGGATTGGTCGAGCGGGTTGAAGCCTTGGCGGCGGCTAAGATGGCGGTGCGGCCCTTCCGGCTGGCCGATAGCCCGGATCAACACGGCCTGTGGCGGAACACAATAGTGCAATGTAATATGGTGTCTGCCGAAATTTCAGCGCTTTCTGGCACAATCCGGAAACAAAATCGCCTGGCAACAAGGGTGGAGATTGGAGAAAAAGTACGCGTTCTCAAAGCAACGCTAGACAAATACCGTTCAGCCTTGGAATAG
- a CDS encoding DEAD/DEAH box helicase, which produces MRLISNIGSERVADVLPTNTPFNLITSSVSLEGAAVMAVAHTIERCLLANDAALQVDGHDRRRRNKLTMREESARVLAWLDAASVRATDRALRQSLVLSLSSPLALAGECELTTAGLGLARSASAGMVQLFDQADEVAAMADWFEKLWRDAQEQHDIPLLSQLRIAAAQTTPADCYHRALAALFSDMAADTADLPDRRIGLEDSKVWDMLYRFQRDGVLGAIGKLTQWGGCIIADSVGLGKTFEALAVIKYHELRNERVLVLAPKRLRDNWTLWTRNDVRNPLATDRFAFDVLNHTDLSRDGGLSGDIDLDHVNWGNYGLVVIDESHNFRNRPTGRDGDSRYDKLMRNIVKAGIRTRVLMLSATPVNNRLNDLKNQIAFATEGDDAALADAGIKSIAGTVRLAQAAFNKWQALPSDRRTSQRLLDMLGFDYVRLLDLLTIARSRKHIERYYGLAETGRFPEKLPPDNRKCDVATDGSYPPIAAINDEIRRLTLAAYAPLRYVLAHKRDEYDRRYSQTAKPGQSVFRQLDREESLVGLMRVNLLKRMESSVHAFALTVARQLASVEALIERISQHDDSIEVPAIEELAEDDPLFEALGVGRNVKVLLSDADLIAWRRDLDADRTRLMRLMRQAQAITPGADAKLAELRRIIEEKRRHPINPGNAKLLVFTAFADTAAYLYENLADEVDGISALVTGSGTNKTSSTRLKTDLATILTAFAPKARKRPESLADEPEIDLIIATDCISEGQNLQDCDCVVNYDIHWNPVRIVQRFGRIDRLGSDNDRIKLVNFWPNMDLDAYIGLERTVSGRMKLLDISATGEENIIEADPANGMNDLEYRRRQLEAMQDQVIDLEDLSQGVSITDLTLNDLRLDLAQLDADARANIDQLPFTVHAPVAASDDMPTGAIFVLRGETVAAMGALDAKDPLRPHALVHVRSDGTIHLPHSAPKRILDSLRRIARTTPEESASLWKRFDRETKRGAKMESWQVLLEAGIAGITGTALERSVDSLFTTGAPQGMSGASGLDDWEVIAWFPVLPSE; this is translated from the coding sequence ATGCGGCTGATCTCGAACATCGGGAGCGAACGTGTAGCGGATGTGTTACCAACGAATACGCCGTTCAATCTCATTACATCGTCTGTTTCGCTCGAAGGCGCGGCGGTTATGGCAGTCGCTCACACAATAGAGCGGTGCCTTTTGGCGAACGACGCCGCGTTGCAAGTGGACGGGCATGACCGCCGCCGCCGTAACAAATTGACCATGCGTGAGGAATCCGCGCGAGTTTTGGCTTGGCTCGACGCGGCTTCGGTACGCGCAACCGATCGTGCCTTGAGACAATCGCTGGTGCTCAGCCTGTCATCGCCATTGGCATTGGCCGGCGAGTGCGAATTGACGACGGCGGGCTTGGGCCTTGCCCGCAGCGCTTCTGCGGGCATGGTGCAATTGTTCGACCAGGCCGACGAAGTCGCCGCAATGGCCGATTGGTTCGAGAAACTATGGCGCGATGCGCAAGAACAGCATGATATTCCCTTACTCTCGCAATTGCGAATTGCCGCCGCTCAAACGACGCCCGCTGACTGCTATCATCGCGCGCTGGCTGCATTGTTCAGCGACATGGCTGCAGACACTGCGGACCTGCCCGACCGGCGCATCGGGCTGGAAGATAGCAAGGTCTGGGACATGCTTTACCGTTTTCAGCGCGACGGCGTACTGGGCGCTATCGGCAAACTGACGCAGTGGGGCGGTTGTATCATTGCCGACAGTGTAGGCCTCGGCAAGACGTTTGAGGCGCTGGCCGTCATCAAATATCATGAACTACGCAACGAGCGCGTATTGGTGCTGGCCCCCAAAAGACTTCGAGACAACTGGACACTTTGGACGCGCAACGATGTCCGCAATCCTTTGGCAACCGACCGTTTTGCATTTGACGTCCTAAACCATACCGACTTGTCGCGCGATGGCGGGCTATCGGGTGATATCGATCTCGACCACGTCAACTGGGGCAATTACGGACTGGTTGTCATCGATGAATCGCATAATTTTCGTAACCGGCCCACCGGTCGCGATGGCGATAGCCGGTACGACAAGCTGATGCGCAATATCGTCAAGGCGGGCATTCGCACACGCGTGCTGATGCTTTCGGCAACGCCGGTGAACAACCGCCTCAACGATCTGAAAAACCAGATCGCTTTCGCGACCGAAGGAGACGACGCCGCGCTGGCCGATGCCGGGATTAAGAGCATCGCAGGCACCGTGCGGCTGGCGCAGGCAGCATTCAACAAATGGCAAGCATTGCCATCGGACCGGCGGACATCGCAGCGGCTGCTTGACATGCTCGGCTTTGACTATGTCAGGCTGCTCGATCTCCTCACCATTGCGCGGTCGCGCAAGCATATCGAGCGCTATTATGGTTTGGCTGAGACAGGCCGTTTCCCCGAAAAACTGCCACCGGATAATCGCAAGTGCGATGTGGCCACCGATGGCAGCTATCCGCCCATCGCGGCTATCAATGATGAAATCCGCCGCCTGACGCTCGCCGCCTATGCTCCGCTGCGTTACGTGCTGGCGCATAAGCGTGACGAATATGACCGGCGCTATAGCCAGACGGCCAAACCCGGCCAGTCGGTATTCCGCCAGCTTGACCGCGAAGAAAGCCTGGTCGGCCTGATGCGCGTCAATCTGCTGAAGCGCATGGAAAGCTCGGTCCACGCCTTTGCGCTGACAGTCGCGCGTCAGCTTGCGTCGGTCGAAGCGCTGATCGAGAGAATCTCGCAACATGATGATAGCATCGAAGTGCCAGCCATTGAGGAACTGGCCGAGGATGACCCGCTGTTTGAGGCGCTTGGCGTGGGCCGCAATGTCAAGGTGCTGCTCAGCGATGCTGATCTGATTGCGTGGCGCCGCGATCTTGATGCCGACCGCACACGGCTGATGCGGTTGATGCGGCAGGCACAGGCGATCACGCCGGGCGCCGATGCAAAGCTTGCTGAATTGCGCCGGATTATCGAGGAAAAGCGCCGCCACCCGATCAACCCCGGCAACGCCAAGCTACTCGTCTTCACCGCCTTTGCCGATACTGCGGCCTATCTTTACGAAAATCTGGCGGATGAAGTCGACGGAATTTCCGCGCTGGTCACCGGCAGCGGCACGAACAAGACATCGAGCACGCGGCTGAAAACCGATCTGGCGACCATTCTGACCGCCTTCGCCCCCAAAGCGCGCAAGCGACCCGAGAGTCTTGCCGATGAACCCGAAATCGACCTGATCATCGCCACCGATTGCATCAGCGAGGGCCAGAATTTGCAGGATTGCGATTGTGTGGTGAATTACGACATTCACTGGAACCCCGTGCGCATCGTGCAGCGTTTCGGGCGGATTGACCGGCTGGGGTCGGACAATGACCGGATCAAGCTGGTCAATTTCTGGCCGAATATGGATCTGGATGCCTATATCGGCCTTGAACGCACGGTATCGGGGCGGATGAAACTGCTCGACATTTCGGCGACGGGTGAGGAAAACATCATCGAGGCTGACCCGGCCAATGGCATGAACGATCTGGAATATCGCCGCCGGCAGTTGGAGGCGATGCAGGATCAGGTGATTGATCTGGAGGATTTGTCGCAGGGCGTTTCGATCACTGATTTGACGCTGAATGACCTTCGACTCGATCTCGCGCAACTGGATGCAGATGCGCGCGCCAACATCGATCAATTGCCTTTCACCGTCCACGCCCCCGTTGCCGCGAGCGACGACATGCCCACCGGCGCGATCTTCGTGTTGCGCGGGGAAACGGTGGCGGCGATGGGGGCGCTCGATGCTAAAGACCCGCTTCGCCCCCACGCGCTAGTGCATGTGCGCAGTGATGGAACCATCCATCTGCCGCATAGCGCACCCAAGCGTATTCTCGATTCGCTCCGCCGTATCGCCCGCACGACGCCGGAGGAAAGCGCCTCGCTCTGGAAGCGGTTCGACCGTGAGACAAAACGCGGCGCAAAAATGGAAAGCTGGCAGGTGCTCCTAGAGGCGGGGATTGCGGGCATCACCGGCACCGCACTGGAACGCAGTGTCGATAGCCTTTTCACCACCGGCGCCCCGCAGGGTATGAGCGGGGCGAGCGGCCTGGATGATTGGGAAGTCATCGCCTGGTTCCCAGTGCTCCCATCCGAATGA
- a CDS encoding Fic family protein has product MRWNWQLPDWPDFRFDEERIRASEEQFLKGSGVVIGALHHLDADARDGLTIELISQEVVDSSAIEGEILDRASVQSSLARHLGFAADQRRASAAEAGAAELMADVYRGHAAPLDDRTLFAWHAMLMNGRRDIADMGRYRTHADAMQIVSGALHAPRVHFEAPPSDVVPMEMSRFIAWFNDSAPSSSNPLPAITRAAISHLWFESIHPFEDGNGRIGRAIAEKVLAQSLAAPTLTALAETIHRHRKAYYAALQLGSQSNDINAWLTWFADIVIEAQARTITRIRFLIDKTRLLDRLRGEINERQEEALLRLFREGPDGFAGGLSAENYRTITDASLATTTRDLADLVEKGALIRTGERRYARYHLAKP; this is encoded by the coding sequence ATGCGCTGGAATTGGCAACTTCCCGACTGGCCTGACTTCCGCTTCGACGAGGAGCGAATTCGCGCGTCCGAAGAACAATTCCTGAAAGGTTCCGGCGTCGTCATTGGCGCGCTCCACCACTTGGACGCCGATGCGCGCGACGGCCTGACCATCGAACTCATCTCGCAGGAGGTTGTCGATAGCTCAGCCATTGAGGGCGAGATCCTCGACCGCGCCAGTGTCCAGTCGTCGCTGGCACGACACCTGGGCTTTGCCGCCGATCAGCGCCGTGCAAGCGCGGCAGAGGCCGGAGCCGCCGAACTCATGGCCGATGTTTATCGCGGCCATGCTGCACCGCTCGACGATCGGACTCTATTCGCATGGCACGCCATGCTGATGAACGGGCGTCGCGACATTGCTGATATGGGGCGCTACCGAACGCACGCAGATGCAATGCAGATCGTTTCGGGCGCACTCCATGCGCCGCGTGTGCATTTCGAGGCACCGCCGTCAGATGTCGTCCCAATGGAAATGTCCCGTTTCATAGCCTGGTTCAACGATAGCGCGCCGTCGTCATCAAACCCGCTTCCCGCGATCACCCGTGCCGCAATATCGCACCTGTGGTTCGAGAGTATCCACCCCTTTGAAGATGGCAATGGCCGGATCGGGCGCGCGATTGCTGAAAAGGTATTGGCCCAAAGCCTCGCGGCCCCGACGCTGACGGCACTCGCGGAAACGATCCACCGCCACCGCAAAGCCTACTACGCCGCGCTTCAGCTTGGCAGCCAAAGCAACGACATCAATGCCTGGCTGACATGGTTTGCCGATATTGTCATCGAGGCGCAGGCGCGGACGATCACCCGCATCCGCTTCCTGATCGACAAAACACGACTGCTCGATCGCTTGCGCGGCGAAATCAACGAACGGCAGGAAGAGGCCTTGCTTCGATTGTTCCGTGAAGGACCGGACGGCTTTGCGGGTGGGTTGAGCGCCGAAAATTATCGGACGATAACAGACGCAAGTCTTGCCACTACGACGCGCGATCTAGCCGATCTTGTTGAAAAAGGTGCGCTGATACGCACTGGTGAGCGGCGCTATGCCCGCTATCATCTTGCGAAGCCCTAA
- a CDS encoding site-specific integrase — protein sequence MPTESHLLMDGALHVYRRENSRYWQCSTYLGSRNYRQTTKEVSLAAAKDFARDWYMERCVEDRQRRRGRVALRDGTVQPPTTGTGAPTDGRRRRTPTGPSFKDAADAFASEFEVITLGERNAEYVASKSDHIRVHLLPFFGDTALEDITAGKVQEYRAHRQTSRVDPKTGKPKKPARATLHGEIVTLRQVLKTANRKGWISAIPDMSAPYKTSGKVEHRAWFSPEEYKMLYEATRERAKNPPKPRWREVCETFHDYVLFMGNTGLRPDESARLELRDVKVVNDESTGERILEIEVRGKRGVGFCKSMPGAILPFERVRKRKQLKPTDRIFGKTPRELMNTVLDELNLKFDRDGHIRTCYSLRHTYICLRLLEGADIYQVAKNCRTSVEMIEKFYGRHLKNNIDASAVNVRKAKPPKVAARKKALMPAT from the coding sequence ATGCCTACAGAAAGCCATCTGCTGATGGATGGGGCGCTGCACGTCTATCGGCGTGAGAACAGCCGCTACTGGCAATGCTCGACCTATCTTGGCAGCCGCAACTACCGGCAGACGACCAAGGAGGTCAGCCTTGCTGCCGCCAAGGATTTCGCGCGCGACTGGTATATGGAGCGTTGCGTCGAGGATCGCCAACGCCGACGCGGTCGTGTTGCCTTGCGGGACGGCACCGTCCAGCCCCCGACCACCGGAACCGGCGCGCCGACCGATGGTCGGCGTCGGCGAACGCCTACTGGCCCAAGCTTCAAGGATGCCGCAGATGCGTTCGCCAGCGAGTTCGAGGTAATCACGCTGGGCGAACGCAACGCGGAATATGTGGCATCGAAGTCAGATCACATCCGCGTTCACCTGTTACCCTTCTTTGGCGACACCGCGCTTGAGGACATAACGGCCGGCAAAGTGCAGGAGTATCGGGCGCACCGGCAGACATCGAGGGTCGATCCCAAAACCGGCAAGCCGAAGAAGCCGGCACGCGCGACCTTGCACGGCGAGATCGTCACACTTCGGCAGGTCTTAAAAACCGCCAACCGCAAGGGCTGGATTTCGGCAATCCCGGATATGTCAGCGCCCTACAAGACGTCCGGCAAGGTGGAGCATCGCGCGTGGTTCTCGCCTGAGGAATACAAGATGCTTTATGAAGCTACGCGCGAGCGGGCGAAGAACCCGCCGAAGCCGCGCTGGCGTGAAGTTTGCGAGACCTTCCACGATTATGTTCTGTTCATGGGCAACACCGGACTTCGACCCGATGAGTCCGCTCGGCTTGAGCTGCGCGACGTCAAGGTCGTGAATGACGAGTCGACCGGCGAGCGCATCCTGGAGATCGAGGTGCGCGGCAAGCGCGGGGTCGGCTTCTGCAAGTCGATGCCCGGTGCGATCCTGCCCTTCGAGCGCGTTCGCAAACGCAAGCAGCTCAAGCCGACCGACCGGATATTCGGGAAAACGCCGCGCGAGTTAATGAACACGGTTCTCGACGAGCTGAATCTGAAGTTCGACCGCGATGGCCACATCCGCACCTGCTACAGTCTGCGGCATACCTATATCTGTCTGCGTTTGCTCGAAGGGGCGGACATTTATCAGGTCGCGAAGAACTGCCGCACCAGTGTCGAAATGATCGAGAAGTTTTACGGGCGTCATTTGAAGAACAACATCGACGCATCCGCCGTCAATGTTCGCAAGGCTAAGCCCCCGAAAGTCGCCGCCCGAAAGAAGGCATTGATGCCAGCAACCTAA
- a CDS encoding AI-2E family transporter, with translation MTDKSKAAAAPPAPPATRAKPAPAAPFGPGRIAMAAVTVIAIIGVAWLAITLTRFFMLVFAAIVLGAIFDAIASWLVRRTGMKRGFALAGSVIGIIAIFVGAFVLFGSQLANEVDTIRQQVPRALQGVEAFLDRYGLGARVRELAEVGGNDISQIVSQAGGYALAAGSGIADFVLVLVAAIFLASDPSTYRRGLLLLMPAKAEATAELALGDASRGLKGWMVGQAVSSLVVAALTGAGLALLGVPAAGGLGLIAGLLDVIPMIGPIIAGIPAVLLAFTVSPATALSTLVLFLVIQQLQGNFLQPMIQKQAVDVPPAVLLFAVVAAGVLFGFLGVLLAAPLTVVVYVLVQRVYVKTLLGKDIKIAGAD, from the coding sequence ATGACCGACAAGAGCAAGGCAGCCGCTGCCCCACCCGCACCTCCCGCCACCCGCGCCAAACCAGCCCCCGCCGCACCATTCGGCCCCGGCCGGATCGCGATGGCGGCAGTGACCGTCATCGCGATTATCGGCGTCGCTTGGCTGGCGATTACCCTCACCCGATTTTTCATGCTGGTGTTCGCCGCGATCGTGCTGGGCGCGATCTTTGACGCGATCGCCAGCTGGCTGGTCCGCCGAACCGGCATGAAGCGCGGATTCGCACTGGCCGGTTCGGTGATCGGCATCATCGCCATCTTTGTCGGCGCTTTTGTGCTGTTCGGGTCGCAGCTGGCAAATGAAGTCGATACGATCCGCCAACAGGTGCCGCGGGCCCTGCAAGGGGTCGAAGCCTTTCTCGATCGTTATGGCCTGGGCGCGCGGGTGCGCGAACTGGCCGAGGTCGGCGGCAACGACATCTCGCAAATCGTCTCGCAGGCCGGGGGCTATGCGCTGGCGGCGGGCAGCGGCATCGCCGATTTCGTGCTGGTGCTGGTCGCCGCGATCTTCCTTGCCAGCGATCCCTCGACCTATCGCCGCGGGTTGTTGTTGCTGATGCCTGCAAAGGCTGAAGCAACCGCCGAACTCGCGCTGGGCGACGCGTCGCGCGGGTTGAAGGGCTGGATGGTCGGCCAGGCGGTATCGTCGCTGGTCGTCGCGGCGCTGACTGGCGCCGGGCTGGCGCTGCTCGGCGTGCCCGCCGCCGGCGGCCTGGGCCTGATCGCCGGGCTGCTCGACGTGATCCCGATGATCGGGCCGATTATCGCGGGCATCCCTGCGGTGCTGCTCGCCTTTACCGTATCGCCTGCCACCGCGCTGTCGACGCTCGTGCTGTTTCTGGTGATCCAGCAGTTGCAGGGGAATTTCCTGCAACCGATGATCCAGAAACAAGCGGTCGACGTGCCGCCCGCGGTACTCTTGTTCGCGGTGGTCGCGGCAGGGGTGCTATTCGGCTTCCTAGGCGTGCTGCTCGCCGCGCCGCTGACCGTGGTGGTCTATGTGCTGGTGCAGCGGGTGTATGTGAAGACGTTGCTGGGCAAGGACATCAAGATCGCCGGGGCGGATTGA
- a CDS encoding coniferyl aldehyde dehydrogenase has protein sequence MATVATNISGETQRMAEVLAAQKVAFTAAMPESLSVRADRIDRAIALLVDNAEDFAKAVSEDFGHRSREQTLMTDIMPSVSALKHAKKHMASWAKGEKRKPTFPLGLLGAKAEVVYQPKGVVGVVAPWNFPVGMVFVPMAGILAAGNRAMIKPSEFTENVSALIARLVPEYFDESEMAVFTGDADVGVAFSKLAFDHMIFTGATSVGKHIMRAAADNLVPVTLELGGKSPTFIGRSANKDLVGQRVALGKMMNAGQICLAPDYLLVAEDQEGEVIDSVTKGATALYPTLLANDDYTSVVNTRNYDRLQSYLTDAREKGAEVIEVNPGKEDFASANGHKMPLHIVRNPTDDMKVMQEEIFGPILPVRTYKTIDDAIDYVNANDRPLGLYYFGQDKSEEDRVLTRTISGGVTVNDVLFHNAMEDLPFGGVGPSGMGNYHGVDGFRTFSHARAVYRQPKLDVAGLAGFKPPYGKATAKTLAKELKK, from the coding sequence ATGGCAACGGTCGCAACCAATATCAGCGGTGAAACGCAGCGCATGGCTGAGGTGCTGGCGGCGCAAAAGGTCGCCTTTACCGCGGCGATGCCCGAAAGCCTGAGCGTTCGCGCCGACCGCATCGACCGCGCGATCGCGCTGCTGGTCGACAATGCCGAGGATTTTGCCAAGGCGGTCAGCGAGGATTTCGGTCACCGCAGCCGCGAACAGACGCTGATGACCGACATCATGCCGTCGGTCAGCGCGCTGAAACATGCGAAAAAGCATATGGCGAGCTGGGCGAAGGGCGAGAAGCGCAAACCCACATTTCCGCTCGGCCTGCTCGGCGCGAAGGCCGAGGTCGTCTATCAGCCCAAGGGCGTCGTCGGCGTCGTCGCGCCGTGGAATTTCCCGGTCGGGATGGTCTTCGTGCCGATGGCGGGGATCCTGGCCGCGGGCAATCGCGCGATGATCAAGCCGAGCGAGTTTACCGAAAATGTCTCGGCCTTGATCGCCCGGCTGGTGCCGGAATATTTCGACGAAAGCGAAATGGCGGTGTTCACCGGCGACGCCGATGTCGGCGTCGCATTCTCGAAGCTGGCGTTCGACCATATGATCTTCACCGGCGCAACGAGCGTCGGCAAACATATCATGCGCGCTGCCGCCGATAACCTGGTGCCGGTCACGCTCGAACTTGGCGGCAAGTCGCCGACCTTTATCGGGCGCAGCGCGAACAAGGATCTGGTCGGTCAGCGTGTCGCGCTCGGCAAGATGATGAACGCGGGGCAGATTTGCCTCGCCCCCGACTATCTGCTGGTTGCCGAGGATCAGGAGGGCGAGGTGATCGACAGCGTCACCAAGGGCGCGACCGCGCTCTATCCGACGCTGCTCGCCAACGACGATTACACCTCAGTCGTCAACACGCGCAATTACGACCGCCTGCAATCCTATCTGACTGACGCGCGCGAAAAGGGCGCCGAAGTGATCGAGGTCAATCCGGGCAAGGAGGATTTCGCTAGCGCCAACGGCCACAAGATGCCGCTGCATATCGTCCGCAATCCGACCGACGACATGAAGGTGATGCAGGAGGAAATCTTTGGCCCGATCCTGCCGGTCCGGACGTACAAGACGATCGACGATGCGATCGATTATGTGAACGCGAACGACCGCCCGCTCGGCCTCTATTATTTCGGGCAGGACAAGAGCGAGGAGGACCGCGTACTAACGCGGACGATCTCGGGCGGCGTGACGGTCAACGACGTGTTGTTCCACAACGCGATGGAGGATCTGCCATTCGGCGGGGTCGGGCCTTCGGGCATGGGCAATTACCATGGTGTCGACGGGTTCAGGACGTTCAGCCATGCGCGCGCGGTGTATCGCCAGCCGAAGCTGGATGTTGCCGGGCTGGCGGGGTTCAAGCCGCCCTATGGCAAGGCGACGGCGAAGACACTGGCCAAGGAATTGAAGAAGTAG
- a CDS encoding alpha/beta hydrolase has translation MGFIVALLLVGGIGSAAVGQPVPSGGPPDRIEVPKVEKEGVWQPSGGGTQVPLWPADVTLAKPDSGDHPEATGNGSPLVGGRKWHWASYVTRPTMTIYRPQGKNTGAAMLVLPGGGFHAVATDLEGTEICNWVVQHGMTCAMLKYRTPQVWPRAKGKQQRPTVLLGLEDAQRAMALLRHRASDYGIDPHKIGAIGFSAGAYLVINMSNTDERTYALIDAADRQSSRPDFAIVAYTARVLDNSKGKNSLELQPWVKVSAAAPPTLIIHAMNDAVDDVRQPMAYALALNDAGVPVDMRLYARGGHAFGMRPTSDPITTQWPGHLKQWLTNIGIF, from the coding sequence TTGGGGTTCATCGTTGCTTTGCTGCTTGTCGGCGGTATCGGCAGCGCGGCGGTTGGTCAGCCGGTGCCGTCTGGCGGTCCACCTGACCGGATCGAGGTTCCGAAGGTGGAAAAGGAAGGCGTGTGGCAACCATCCGGCGGCGGCACGCAGGTGCCGCTGTGGCCTGCCGACGTTACGCTTGCGAAGCCGGATAGCGGCGACCATCCCGAGGCGACCGGCAATGGCTCGCCCCTGGTCGGAGGACGGAAATGGCACTGGGCAAGCTATGTCACGCGGCCGACCATGACCATTTACAGGCCGCAGGGAAAAAATACCGGCGCCGCGATGCTCGTGCTGCCCGGCGGCGGGTTCCATGCGGTGGCGACGGACCTGGAGGGCACCGAAATATGTAACTGGGTGGTCCAGCATGGCATGACTTGCGCCATGCTGAAATATCGGACGCCGCAAGTGTGGCCGAGAGCGAAAGGAAAGCAGCAACGACCAACGGTGCTGCTGGGATTGGAAGACGCGCAGCGCGCGATGGCGTTGCTGCGGCACCGCGCATCTGACTACGGAATTGATCCGCACAAGATTGGCGCGATCGGTTTTTCGGCGGGCGCATATCTTGTCATCAATATGAGCAATACCGACGAACGCACCTATGCGCTGATCGACGCGGCCGATCGACAATCGTCGCGACCCGACTTCGCGATCGTCGCTTATACGGCGCGCGTTCTGGACAACAGCAAGGGAAAGAACAGCCTGGAATTGCAGCCGTGGGTCAAGGTCAGTGCGGCAGCCCCCCCGACGCTTATCATCCACGCGATGAACGATGCCGTTGATGATGTTCGACAGCCGATGGCTTATGCGTTGGCATTGAACGATGCAGGCGTGCCCGTTGACATGCGGCTCTACGCCCGCGGCGGTCATGCCTTTGGGATGCGGCCAACGAGCGATCCGATCACGACGCAATGGCCGGGCCACCTGAAGCAATGGCTAACGAATATCGGCATATTTTGA